The Candidatus Methylomirabilis tolerans DNA window TGGCCGGTTCTTCGCAGGTCGATCGCCAACGCGCCATCAAGCAGGCGCTGGACCTCTGCGGTAGTAAGCGGGATGAACTTCACGGCGGGAGCGGTCTTATCACTCAGGAAGCGCCCGAGGCGGGCCGCCGGGTTCATCAGTTTCTCCCCATGATCGATCGCGTGATTGTAGATCGCCCGAATCGCATTAATACACCACTTAATCGTGCCTTTTGCCAAGCGTTGGTCACTCATTGCATTGATCACGTCTTCGACATTCTGTCGCGTAACAGCTTCGAACGGCTTAGGTCCGAGGAGCGGGTACGCGTGGGCGCGGAGATAGCGGCAATATCCCTCGTAGGTCGACGGGGCGCAGTGCCGGCGAGCATAGCGGTCAAGCCAATCGTCGGCGACCTGTTCGAATGTCCGGGAGACCGCCCGACTCGGCTCATCGAGCCGGAAGTCGCCTAAGGCGAGCCGCGCCCGGATCTTTTGCGCAACGAGTTCGGCGGTTTTTTTATCGCCGACAGCTTTGGCCTTGCGGCGACCAGCAACATTAATAAAGACGTACCACTTTCCGTGCCAGAACCGAACTCTTACTCCCATTGCAGCCTCCCTTATTCGGTGAATGATTGTACTACGCATCGCTTATGCCTTCAACTTGCGGAGGATGTCATTGACATAGGCGTCAACGGCATCAATCGCTGCGGGGCTTCGTCGAAAGAAGTAGACACGCAGCCATTGGTCAATTTGATCACGACGAAATAGTAGCTTCCCCCCGCACTTGTAGTGCGGTAAGGGCTGATGAGGATCATGAACCCACTTGCGAATGGTACGGATTGACAGGCGCGTGTAGTCGGCCACCTCTCGCACGGTGAGGTAGGCATCGTTGCGCAGATCGGAAGGATCGGTCTGGGTGATCTGCGACGATCCGAAACGCGCCTGAACGGGCATACGCTCAGGCCTCCTGAAGGTGCGTTCGAGTTCGCATTTCAACTGCCCTGCCGGATGATGCAGGGTACCGCAACATCTCATCGGGCTGCGGCTGCAACCCCTGATACTCAGTCTTACACACCGTTCGTAGCCAACTCCTGATCAGTAATTGCTTTGTGGTATCCATTATGAACTCAGGTGCATGGGTTTGAACTTAGGTACCCAGCTTACCGAATTAACTTCCAGATCTCGGCTTGCCAGTTAGATGGTTTCTTTGGCTATTCTCGGCTCGCATATCTAACTGTGTCGAGAGCATGTTTATGCTGTTACATAGAATTTGTTTGTGATTTTTTGAGGAGAAGAACATGGTGTTTTCGGAAAGCGGGTTATGAGCGTGCGTGTTATTGGCCGAGTTGCGATTTCGACGGCATCAAGGGGTACAGGGTAGGGGAATTTTCGGTGACCACAACTAGAAACAATTGGATGCTTTATGACAGCAACGAACTGTATTATTGCATAGGGCAGTAGCAGTATCAGTACATCATAGTAATGTGTAGCATTCGATATTACTTGATGTAAATACCCCTATCGGCTAACTCCTTATTATTAAGCGCTTCGTGGCTGTTGCTGCAATCGTTGTAGCTGGGGGGTCGGGGAGCGAACGACTTGAGGGCGACGTTGCCGACATCGTCAACACGCCACGGTGCCATCCCGCACACCCACGGTCTGTAGAAGGTGCCGCGGCGATGGACGTCCGCATACCGCACAGACGTCCATCGCCGCTTGGAAAAGCCGCGGGCTTTCCCACACCTCCCCCAGGTCCTACTATTACTAAACCGGGGTGGGTCCTTTTTGCTTTATCACGGTGGGTTCTTTTTACGTTGTCAAAACGACCTGTCGCGGCGTGGACTGGCGAACATAGACTCGTGCCCCTTGATTCAGGTGATCGTGGGTAATCTGCGGTGGACAGTGATCAATCATTTATTTGCTCCTTTCTCCCCGACCTACACCAGAACCAATAATCGATCGACAGGATCATTGAGGTCGAAAACTTGGCCGTCGATGGCAAGCAGCGTCCTATGGTGGCGGCAGAGGCACACCAGCGTCTCGAAGGTCCGGGGCGTCCGAGTGAGGCGGGCGACGTCAGTACAGAATACGGCGCCCACTTTTCCCTCGTGGATATCCGCAAGTAATCGTTGAAAGCCTTCGCGTCTGTCGGCACTGCTACCACTTAGGCCAAGATCCTCATAGAACTCGATCTGATCCTCTCTCCATCCCCAACGCAGAGCGTAGATTTTCTGGTCGCGTTGGTACTCGGTACTGCCCGGGTAGTTGCGGACTTGTCGCGACGTGGACTGGCGAACATAGACTCGTGCCCCTTTATTCAGGTGATCCTGGGTAATCTGCGGTGGACAGTGATCAATCATTTGTTCGCTCCTGTTGTGGTTTGTAATGTGATGTGGCCGTTCTTCTAGAGTCGCTTTGGTACCTCCTGTTGAAATGTGTTGGTAGTGTCGAACTGCGCGTTGCGTGATTGTTCGCATGTCGTGTGGAGTATTGCCTCAACGACACCCCAAGGCTCTTGCGCTCGGGGGGCTGCGCGCCTGAGACGGGGTGTCTGCGGCCGTGTTGGTCTTACTACCGGAAATGCCTGCTGCACCGGAGGGGCGGCTTGGCCTTGGCACCCTGATGAGGAGATCGACCGTGGATCGGGTATTCTTCATGTTGTCAGCCTGCTGTCTTGTGAGCGATCTGATGCACGGACCGCTCTAGACTCTGATTGCTGTTAGTGTCTTCTATCATGGTCTACATGTAGACTGTGTACTCTGGTGTTCAGGTGTCGTTGTCCGTAGCTTTTTCCATCGATCGCGTCTTCCATGCGGGTGGATGGAGGAGGTGCCGTACCCATCTGGTGGTTACTGGGTTACCCCCCGCGTCTTGAACCCGCGAATCGTCAGCTCCTTCGCGATGGCGGCCGGACTGAAATCTTGGGTGGCGAGTTCGTGCGCCACAGGCTGCCATTTGGGTGGCTGGAAGAGATGCCGTATCGATTGCGCAGTTACTGTGGTGCCCATCCGTGTCCGAAACCCGCGGAGGGCGAGCGCTTCGGCAATCGCGGCTGGGGCGAGGCCTTTGGCGGCGAGCTCACGCGCTGCCGCCTGCCAGGCCCATGGGCAGATCACGGTATGGCTGGTGATGGTGCCGCTCGCCCACGTGATGGCCACCTCCCAGCCGGTCGGTGAGACGGAGACAACGCAGACCTGATGGAGTACGAGGCGTATGAGGCGCTTTCGATCCTGATTGGTGGTCGCTGGATCGGTCCACAGGGCCGGGAGGTCTGCCGCGAGCTGTCGGATTTGTTTGATCGCTTCAGTCGTCGGCCGAAGCGGAGGGACGAGGGGTTGATCCCGGTGCCGGCGCTCGAGTTCCTGCACTTCGGTCAGCGCCTCGTTCAGATCCTTATGAAGCTCTGCCGCGGCCAGACGCTGCCGGGCATCAACTTGCAGCACGTGTGCTTTCAGGATCTGCGCCTTACTGCGGGCCCGCTCGAGTTCCTCCTCCCGCTGCTGCCGGACCGCTGTATAGCCGGCATTCTCGTCGTGGGCCGCCGCAAGGAGTGTCTCCACCTCGGGTGGCGCGAACGCAGTCAGGACCTCCCTCACGACAAGGGCGTCCAGAACCTCGCCGTCGATTTGGATGCACTTGGGGTCGTCATACTGGATATTTGCCTCCCAGCAAACATATTTTTTTCGGCCGGACTTCGGGCCTTGGCGAGCCGGATAACGCGTATTCATGTGTCGCCCGCACAGGCCGCAGGTGACGCGACCTTGACAGAGGGCGTTGCCGCTACCAGCAGGCTGGCTGCCATCCATAATCTGGTTGCTGTGGAGGCGCTCCTGGATGTGGTTCCAGGTGGCCATGGTGATGTAGCCGTGATGGAGCCCCGGTTTGACAATCCACTTGTCCTGTGGCACCGAACGTAGTTTGCCCCTGGCTCCGGGCGGCCAGCTTTCCTTACGCCCGAACTGGTAACATCCGGCATACGCGACGTTCGTCAATATCCCGTAAATCGCTATGTAACAAGGATTGTTCCACTGCAGGGCTCCGGTCTTTTTGGTATGTCCGGGAAGCTTGAGGTTGTGCTCCTTCAGCCACTTCAGCACCTTCCGCACGGTCCCGAGGGATTCATACTGGCGAAACACATCGAGAATGCGTTGCCGGACTTGAGGGTTCGGATCTTTGATCCAGTGTTGGCCGTTGCCCCTCCGCACTGAGATATAGCCGATCGGCGGCCGCGATACGGGGTAACCGCTGTTGGCCTTGGCACGCCGCGACTTCCGCATCCGCTCGGTCCGATGCGCATTCTCAAATTCCGAAAAATTCGCTCGGATGCGGGCCATGAACCGGTCATTAGGGTCGCTGGGATCGACGATGACCCCGTCGATCACCAGGAGGGTATCGTTGGTGCAACAGACTTCGAGCAGCGCTTCAAACGACGCGGCCGACCGACTCAGCCGAGAGTGATCGGCGCTGAAAACTGCTCCCACCTTACCGTTTGCGATGTCGCGCAGCAGTCGCTGCCAATCCGGTCGAGGTACCCGGCCGGTTGCTGAAATGCCAAGATCACCCTGGTACACTTCAATCTGATCGGGCGACCACCCCATGCGACACGC harbors:
- a CDS encoding helix-turn-helix domain-containing protein; the encoded protein is MPVQARFGSSQITQTDPSDLRNDAYLTVREVADYTRLSIRTIRKWVHDPHQPLPHYKCGGKLLFRRDQIDQWLRVYFFRRSPAAIDAVDAYVNDILRKLKA
- a CDS encoding recombinase family protein, whose protein sequence is MIDHCPPQITQDHLNKGARVYVRQSTSRQVRNYPGSTEYQRDQKIYALRWGWREDQIEFYEDLGLSGSSADRREGFQRLLADIHEGKVGAVFCTDVARLTRTPRTFETLVCLCRHHRTLLAIDGQVFDLNDPVDRLLVLV
- a CDS encoding recombinase family protein, encoding MTNDHTRPIQVKLSHLERNAAVYERVSSHTQVEESVGSIAHQENQREHACRMGWSPDQIEVYQGDLGISATGRVPRPDWQRLLRDIANGKVGAVFSADHSRLSRSAASFEALLEVCCTNDTLLVIDGVIVDPSDPNDRFMARIRANFSEFENAHRTERMRKSRRAKANSGYPVSRPPIGYISVRRGNGQHWIKDPNPQVRQRILDVFRQYESLGTVRKVLKWLKEHNLKLPGHTKKTGALQWNNPCYIAIYGILTNVAYAGCYQFGRKESWPPGARGKLRSVPQDKWIVKPGLHHGYITMATWNHIQERLHSNQIMDGSQPAGSGNALCQGRVTCGLCGRHMNTRYPARQGPKSGRKKYVCWEANIQYDDPKCIQIDGEVLDALVVREVLTAFAPPEVETLLAAAHDENAGYTAVRQQREEELERARSKAQILKAHVLQVDARQRLAAAELHKDLNEALTEVQELERRHRDQPLVPPLRPTTEAIKQIRQLAADLPALWTDPATTNQDRKRLIRLVLHQVCVVSVSPTGWEVAITWASGTITSHTVICPWAWQAAARELAAKGLAPAAIAEALALRGFRTRMGTTVTAQSIRHLFQPPKWQPVAHELATQDFSPAAIAKELTIRGFKTRGVTQ